The Scatophagus argus isolate fScaArg1 chromosome 20, fScaArg1.pri, whole genome shotgun sequence genome window below encodes:
- the tor1 gene encoding torsin family 1 isoform X1, with protein MIPRKRHVLLLWMIICSGMTEAIEPISTSIAVGMAAALTGFLASYQNILYYFHECCRPEWISFNRTGLEADLESKLYGQHIASRIILKAVSGFMSNDNPKKPLVLSLHGWTGTGKNFVSQLIAENLYKEGMDSSFVHIFTSELHFPHSSQLDTYKSQLQQWIKGNVTNCAHSMFIFDEMDKMHPGLIDSIKPYLDYYDKLDGVSYRKAIFIFLSNAGADSIIQTALEFWKTGRNREEIELRDLETALSLSVFNNKKSGLWHTSLIDKNLVDFFVPFLPLEYQHVVQCALAEMKARGLKPDKKVADQVARDLVYFPKSERVFAVKGCKTIESKLDYYT; from the exons ATGATACCGAGGAAGCGGCACGTCTTATTGCTATGGATGATCATCTGCTCCGGCATGACGGAGGCTATCGAGCCCATCAGCACCAGTATTGCAGTTGGTATGGCTGCGGCTCTGACTGGGTTTTTAGCTAGCTACCAGAATATACTCTACTATTTCCACGAGTGCTGCCGACCCGAGTGGATATCTTTCAACAGGACAG GTCTCGAGGCTGACCTGGAAAGCAAACTGTACGGACAGCACATCGCCTCACGCATCATCCTGAAGGCTGTGAGCGGATTCATGAGCAACGACAACCCAAAGAAGCCCCTGGTGCTCTCTCTGCACGGATGGACCGGCACGGGGAAGAACTTTGTCAGTCAGCTAATTGCTGAAAACCTTTACAAAGAGGGAATGGACAGCAGCtttgttcacattttcacatctgAACTTCACTTCCCACATTCGAGTCAGCTTGATACCTACAAG tctCAGTTACAGCAGTGGATTAAAGGCAACGTCACCAACTGTGCACACTCCATGTTCATCTTTGATGAGATGGACAAGATGCATCCTGGCTTGATTGACAGCATAAAGCCGTACCTGGACTACTATGACAAGCTGGATGGAGTTTCTTATCGGAAAgccatcttcatcttcctcag CAACGCTGGAGCGGACAGCATCATACAGACCGCTTTAGAATTCTGGAAAACAGGGCGAAATCGAGAAGAGATTGAACTCAGAGACCTGGAGACGGcgctctctctgtcagtcttcAACAACAAGAAAA GTGGCTTGTGGCATACAAGCTTGATTGACAAGAACCTGGTCGACTTCTTCGTCCCCTTTCTGCCTCTGGAGTACCAGCACGTCGTCCAGTGCGCCTTGGCCGAGATGAAAGCCAGAGGACTTAAGCCGGACAAGAAAGTGGCCGACCAGGTGGCCAGAGATTTGGTCTACTTCCCCAAATCTGAGAGAGTGTTTGCTGTCAAAGGCTGCAAGACGATAGAGAGCAAGTTAGACTACTACACATAA
- the nsa2 gene encoding ribosome biogenesis protein NSA2 homolog — protein sequence MPQNEHIELHRKRHGYRLDHHEKKRKKESREAHERSHKARKLIGLKAKLYHKQRHAEKIQMKKTIKMHEQRKTKQKNDDKTPEGAVPAYLLDREGQSRAKVLSNMIKQKRKEKAGKWEVPLPKVRAQGETEVLKVIKTGKRQKKAWKRMVTKVCFVGDGFTRKPPKYERFIRPMGLRFKKAHVTHPELKATFCLPILGVKKNPSSPLYTSLGVITKGTVIEINVSELGLVTQGGKVIWGKYAQVTNNPENDGCINAVLLV from the exons ATG ccCCAGAACGAGCACATTGAGTTACATCGCAAGCGGCATGGCTACCGCCTTGACcatcatgaaaagaaaaggaagaaggagagcCGTGAGGCTCATGAGCGGTCACACAAAGCCAGGAAGTTGATTGGTTTGAAGGCCAAACTGTACCACAAACAGAGACATGCAGAGAAGATCCAGATGAAGAAGAC CATCAAAATGCATGAACAGAGGAAGACCAAGCAGAAGAACGATGACAAGACCCCCGAGGGAGCAGTGCCAGCCTACCTGttggacagagagggacagtcCCGTGCTAAGGTCCTCTCCAACATGAtcaaacagaagaggaaagagaaggct GGTAAATGGGAGGTGCCCCTGCCAAAGGTGCGTGCccagggagagacagaagtgCTGAAAGTCATCAAAACcggaaagagacaaaagaaggCCTGGAAAAGAATGGTCACCAAAGTTTGCTTTGTCGGTGACGGCTTCACGCGTAAACCTCCAAAATATGAGCGTTTCATCAGACCCATG GGGTTGCGTTTTAAGAAGGCTCACGTCACACATCCGGAGCTGAAGGCCACATTCTGCCTTCCCATCCTCGGCGTGAAGAAGAacccctcctcacctctctaCACGTCTCTGGGAGTCATCACAAAAGGAACAGTCATAGAGATCAATGTCAGCGAGCTGGGCTTGGTTACACAAGGAGGAAAGGTTATCTGGG GTAAATATGCTCAGGTGACGAACAACCCAGAGAACGACGGCTGCATTAATGCAGTTCTGCTGGTATAA
- the tor1 gene encoding torsin family 1 isoform X2 — MKTARLHLLLYVISSASVLVNTFEPITTTVVLGVSAALGRTIWNYFHESCDPKWIAFNATGLEADLESKLYGQHIASRIILKAVSGFMSNDNPKKPLVLSLHGWTGTGKNFVSQLIAENLYKEGMDSSFVHIFTSELHFPHSSQLDTYKSQLQQWIKGNVTNCAHSMFIFDEMDKMHPGLIDSIKPYLDYYDKLDGVSYRKAIFIFLSNAGADSIIQTALEFWKTGRNREEIELRDLETALSLSVFNNKKSGLWHTSLIDKNLVDFFVPFLPLEYQHVVQCALAEMKARGLKPDKKVADQVARDLVYFPKSERVFAVKGCKTIESKLDYYT; from the exons ATGAAAACGGCGCGGTTACATTTATTGTTATACGTCATTTCGTCAGCCAGTGTGCTGGTTAACACATTTGAACCGATCACAACAACAGTAGTTTTAGGTGTTAGTGCGGCACTGGGACGGACAATCTGGAATTACTTCCATGAAAGTTGTGATCCCAAATGGATAGCCTTCAATGCAACAG GTCTCGAGGCTGACCTGGAAAGCAAACTGTACGGACAGCACATCGCCTCACGCATCATCCTGAAGGCTGTGAGCGGATTCATGAGCAACGACAACCCAAAGAAGCCCCTGGTGCTCTCTCTGCACGGATGGACCGGCACGGGGAAGAACTTTGTCAGTCAGCTAATTGCTGAAAACCTTTACAAAGAGGGAATGGACAGCAGCtttgttcacattttcacatctgAACTTCACTTCCCACATTCGAGTCAGCTTGATACCTACAAG tctCAGTTACAGCAGTGGATTAAAGGCAACGTCACCAACTGTGCACACTCCATGTTCATCTTTGATGAGATGGACAAGATGCATCCTGGCTTGATTGACAGCATAAAGCCGTACCTGGACTACTATGACAAGCTGGATGGAGTTTCTTATCGGAAAgccatcttcatcttcctcag CAACGCTGGAGCGGACAGCATCATACAGACCGCTTTAGAATTCTGGAAAACAGGGCGAAATCGAGAAGAGATTGAACTCAGAGACCTGGAGACGGcgctctctctgtcagtcttcAACAACAAGAAAA GTGGCTTGTGGCATACAAGCTTGATTGACAAGAACCTGGTCGACTTCTTCGTCCCCTTTCTGCCTCTGGAGTACCAGCACGTCGTCCAGTGCGCCTTGGCCGAGATGAAAGCCAGAGGACTTAAGCCGGACAAGAAAGTGGCCGACCAGGTGGCCAGAGATTTGGTCTACTTCCCCAAATCTGAGAGAGTGTTTGCTGTCAAAGGCTGCAAGACGATAGAGAGCAAGTTAGACTACTACACATAA
- the gfm2 gene encoding ribosome-releasing factor 2, mitochondrial produces the protein MLGRMIWGRYLLTAGLRCCRCGVSCHVRRRYSFLSDDVKSLRAVVNPDISKIRNIGIMAHIDAGKTTTTERMLYYSGYTRALGDVDDGDTVTDFMTQERERGITIQSAAVTFDWKSYRINLIDTPGHVDFTLEVERALRVLDGAVAVFDASAGVEAQTLTVWRQAEKHHIPCICFLNKMDKPAANLSFSIESIRQKLKANPVLLQIPVGSGKNFSGVVDLLTNQKLLWEQGSLGDDGRMFKSKPLDKSDEPELLQEVSEARTALIEQVADLDDEFAELLLTDFSDNFDAIPSVRLQEAVRRVTLARKGVPVLCGSSLRNKGVQPLLDAITAYLPAPSERHHDLVRWYKDDLCALAFKVVHDKQRGPLVFLRIYSGVLKSQTAVHNINRNSIERMSRLLVPFADQHVEIPSMTAGNIALTVGLKQTVTGDTIVSSKASAAAAARRAQSDDRAGKNHGEFASVILSGVEVPDPVFFCTIEPPSLAKQADLENALTCLQREDPSLKVRVDPDSGQTILCGMGELHIEIIHDRIKREYGIETHLGPLQVAYRETILHEASATDTLDRTVGASRHVVTVELAIRPRDVFSAGGLCDVDFSEKCKGHVSPEMKEAVENGVQSSYLQGPVLGYPLLGVSTLIQSVNMGQGTSPAMVSACVSRCMLKALKLAGGQVLEPLMSLEVTVGEEHLSSVLGDLAQRRGTIRDIQSRHDNKVLLANVPLAEMMGYSTILRTLTSGNATFSLELDTYEAMNPQDQNALIKRMSGLL, from the exons ATGTTAGGAAGAATGATTTGG GGAAGGTATTTATTAACTGCTGGGCTCCGGTGCTGCAGGTGTGGAGTGAGCTGTCATGTAAGAAGACGCTACAGCTTTCTTTCAG ATGATGTCAAATCATTGCGGGCGGTGGTCAATCCTGATATATCCAA GATCCGCAACATCGGCATTATGGCCCACATTgatgcaggaaaaacaacaaccacagaaagGATGCTTTATTACTCTGGTTATACCAGAGCACTAGGAG ATGTGGACGATGGGGATACAGTCACAGATTTCATGACTCAAGAGAGGGAGCGTGGCATCACCATACAGTCTGCAGCAGTCACATTTGATTGGAAAAGTTATAGAATAAACCTTATAGACACCCCAG GACATGTTGACTTCACTCTCGAGGTAGAGCGGGCCCTTCGTGTTCTTGATGGAGCTGTTGCCGTGTTTGATGCGTCTGCCGGTGTTGAG GCTCAAACTCTGACTGTGTGGAGACAAGCAGAGAAGCACCACATTCCCTGCATTTGTTTCCTAAATAAGATGGATAAACCGGCGGCAAA cctTAGTTTTTCTATAGAGAGCATAAGACAGAAGTTGAAAGCCAATCCAGTCCTACTGCAG ATTCCTGTTGGCAGTGGCAAAAACTTCTCAGGTGTTGTGGACTTGTTAACTAACCAGAAGCTGCTATGGGAACAAGGATCTTTGGGAGATGATGGCCGAATGTTTAAAAGCAAACCTCTTGACAAGTCGGATGAGCCCGAACTCCTGCAGGAGGTCAGCGAGGCCAGGACAGCTTTAATTGAACAG GTTGCTGATCTGGATGATGAGTttgctgaactgctgctgacTGATTTTAGTGACAATTTTGATGCCATTCCCTCTGTCAGA CTACAGGAGGCTGTGCGGCGGGTGACTCTGGCTCGTAAAGGCGTCCCGGTTCTCTGTGGGAGCTCTTTGAGAAACAAAGGTGTTCAGCCTCTTTTAGATGCCATCACGGCCTACCTGCCTGCTCCCTCTGAACGGCACCACGACCTGgt GCGGTGGTACAAGGACGACTTGTGTGCTCTGGCCTTCAAGGTTGTCCATGACAAGCAGCGTGGTCCTCTGGTATTTCTTAGGATTTACTCCGGTGTTCTGAAATCACAGACTGCTGTGCACAACATCAACAGGAACAGCAT TGAGCGGATGAGCAGGCTGCTGGTGCCGTTTGCTGATCAGCATGTAGAAATCCCCTCGATGACTGCAGGAAACATTGCTCTGACTGTAGGACTGAAGCAG ACGGTCACAGGGGACACCATCGTTTCATCAAAGGCCTCGGCAGCAGCCGCAGCCCGCAGGGCCCAAAGTGACGACAGGGCGGGAAAGAATCATGGGGAGTTTGCCAGCGTGATTCTTTCGGGTGTGGAGGTCCCTGATCCAGTCTTCTTCTGCACCATAGAGCCACCCTCCTTGGCCAAGCAGGCCG aTCTTGAGAATGCACTCACCTGCCTCCAGAGGGAAGACCCCAGTCTTAAAGTCAGGGTTGATCCTGATTCTGGCCAG ACCATTTTGTGTGGGATGGGAGAGCTGCATATCGAGATTATCCATGATCGAATCAAAAGAGAATATGGCATTGAGACTCACCTTGGACCTCTGCAGGTGGCTTACAGGGAGACAATTCTCCATGAAGCCTCTGCTACAG ATACACTTGACCGTACTGTTGGAGCGAGTCGACATGTTGTGACAGTAGAGTTGGCCATCAGGCCTCGGGACGTCTTCTCTGCGGGTGGTTTGTGTGACGTCGATTTCTCAGAAAAGTGCAAGGGGCATGTTTCACCAGAAATGAAGGAGGCCGTGGAAAACGGTGTACAAAGCTCATATCTTCAAG GTCCAGTGCTAGGTTATCCTTTACTGGGTGTGTCCACACTGATCCAAAGTGTCAACATGGGACAAGGAACATCTCCTGCCATGGTATCCGCCTGCGTGTCCCGCTGTATGCTAAAG GCCCTGAAGCTAGCAGGAGGTCAAGTTCTGGAGCCACTAATGTCACTGGAGGTGACAGTTGGGGAGGAGCACCTGAGCTCCGTGCTGGGGGACTTGGCTCAAAGGCGAGGGACCATCCGAGACATCCAGAGTCGTCACGACAACAAGGTGCTGCTCGCAAATGTGCCCCTGGCTGAGATGATG GGCTATTCCACCATCCTTCGAACACTGACATCTGGCAATGCCACCTTCTCCCTGGAACTGGACACCTATGAAGCCATGAACCCCCAGGACCAGAATGCCCTCATTAAAAGAATGTCTGGTCTGCTGTGA